CACCCTGGGCGGCTCGAGCAACGTGGTTATCCGCGGCACCAAATCGATTGGCCGCAACAACCAAGCCCTTTTCGTGGTCGATGGCGTGCCGATTAGCAACGACAACACCAACTCTGCCAACCAGCAGACGGGCCGGGGTGGCTACGACTACGGCAACGCCGCATCCGACATCAACCCCGACGACATTGCCACCACCACGGTACTGAAAGGCGCGGCCGCTACTGCCCTCTACGGCGAGCGGGCCGCCAACGGCGTCATCCTGATTACCACTAAGAAAGGCCGCAAAGGCCGCTTGGGCGTGAACGTGAACACCGGCGTGACGGTAGGCCGAATCGACAAAAGCACCTTCATCGAGTACCAGCACGAATACGGCCAGGGCTATGGCAAATTCTACGGCCCCAAGGGCAATGAATTCTTCGACCACCTGAACACCGACGCCAGCCAGCTGGTGGTGCCCACCTACGAGGACGGCTCGTTTGGCGGCCCCTACGACCCGAACCTAAAGGTGCGGCAGTGGTTTTCGTTTGTTCCCGGCTCGCCCACGTTCGGGCAGGCCACCCCTTGGGTGAGCGCCGCCAACGACCCCAGCACCTTCTTCAAAACGGCCGTGGGCAACCTCAACAGCGTCACCATTGACGGGGGCAGCGACGTGGGCACGTTCAAGCTGGGCTACTCCAACAACACCGAAACGGGCATCCTGCCCAACAGCAAGGTTGGAAAGAACATCCTCAACTTCGCGGGCTCCTTCAATGTAACCCCCCGCCTGACCACCAGCGCTTCGGTAAACTACTCCCGGGTGACCGGCCTGGGCCGCTACGGCACGGGCTACGGCTCGGGTAACGGGGCTGAAAACCAAATGGGCCTGTTCCGCCAGTGGTGGGCCAACAACGTGGACATCAAGGAGCTGGAGCAGGCCTACAACCTCAACAAGAAAAATAATACCTGGAACATGACGGACGCCGCCAACGGTGACTACTCCCCCATCTTCTGGAACAACCCGTATTTCTCGCGCTACGAGAACTTCGAAAACGACAGCCGCAACCGCACCTTTGGCAACGTGGCCGCCACGTACAAGTTTGCCGAATGGTTCAACGTTCTCGGCCGGGTATCGGCCGATACCTACGACGAGCAGCAGGAGGAACGCAACGCCATCGGCGCCAGTGGGGTGCCGTTTTATCGCCGCTATAACCGCACTTCGCGGGAGTACAACTACGACCTGATTGGCAATTTCAACTTCAACTTTACCGAGAGCTTCTCGTTCCGCGGCCTAGTGGGGGCCAACATCAACCGCATCAACCGGGAGTCTATCTTCGCTTCCACCAATGGCGGCCTGGTGGTTGAGCGGCTGTATTCGCTGAGCAACTCGAAAGGCACCCTTTCCCCGCCCACCGAAAGCGTTACGAACATTGGCCGCGACGGCATCTTTGCCAGCACTACGTTTGGCTTCCGTGACCGGCTATTCCTGGACCTGACCATCCGCCGCGACAAATCCACGACCCTGCCCGCTGCCAACAACACGTACGTGTACCCCTCGGCGGCCCTGGGCTACGTCTTTTCCGAGGACCTTAAGGACAAAACCCCGTGGCTGTCCTACGGCAAAGTGCGCGTGAACTATGCGCAGGTAGGCTCGGGCGCTGATGCGCTCAGCGTATTCGACATCTACGCCAAGCCCACGGCTTTTGGCAGCACGCCGCTGTTTGCCCTGCCCACGACCAAAAACAACCCGGACCTGAAGCCCGAACTGACCCGCAGCGCCGAGGCCGGCATTGAGGCCTCGTTCCTGAACAGCCGCCTGGGCTTCGACGCCACGGTCTACCAGCAAAACACCACCAACCAAATCATCGCGGTGGACATTTCGCAGGCGGCCGGCTTCAACTCCCGCTTCATCAACGCCGGTGAGGTGCGCAACCGCGGCATCGAGCTGTCGGCCTTCGTGAGCCCGGTGCAGAACACCAACGGCCTGAACTGGAAAATCAACGCCAACTGGACGCACAACCAGAACCGCGTGCTGTCGCTCACCGAGGGCACCGACAACATTCAGCTGGCCACCTACCAGGGCGGCATCTCGTCGAACGCTACCGTGGGCCAGCCCTTCGGCGTGTTGCGGGGCACCGACTTCGTATTCCTCAACGGCCAGAAGGTGGTAGGGGCCGATGGCTACTACGCCCGGGCTTCGAACCAGAACATTGCCAACCCGAACGCCCGCTGGCGCGGGGGCGTGACGAACACCGTGTCGTACAAAAGTGTAGCCCTTACCTTCCTGGTGGACGTTCGTTCGGGTGGGCAGATATTCTCGCTCGACCGCTACTACGGCCTGGCCATCGGCCAAAGCCCCGAGACAGCCGGTCTTAACGACCTGGGCAAGCCGTCGCGCCTGCCCATCGCCGAAGGCGGTGGCGTTATCGTCCCCGGCGTGCTGGCTGATGGCTCTACCAATACAAAGCGGGTGCCCAACGACCAATACGGCCTCTACGGCTACCGCCGCAACCCGGCCGCGGCCTTTGTGTACGACGCCAGCTTCGTAAAACTTCGCGAAGTGGCCCTCACGTTCTCGCTGCCCCAGGCCCTGCTCTCCCACGTGACGCTGCTGAAAGCCGTGGACTTTTCCATCATCGGCCGCAACCTGTGGATTATCCACAAGAACACGCCGTTCAGCGACCCCGAGGATGGCCTGAGCTCCGGCAACCTGGCCCAGGGCTACCAGTCGGGTTCTTATCCCGCCACCCGGACCCTCGGTGCCAACCTGCGTCTCAGCTTTTAATTCTTTGTCTTTATACTCATGAAAAAGACCCTTATTCTTTGCTCGGCGGCGTTGCTTTTCAGTGCGACCTCGTGCGTGGACAGCCTGAAAGACTATAACGTAGACCCCAAGAGCGCCACCAACGTACAGGGCGCCACCCTCGTATCCGGGGCTGAGCGCCGCCTGGTGCGGGAGCTGACCAGCACCAACGTCAACCAGAACCCTTTCCGGCTGTACGTGCAGTACTGGACCGAAACCACCTACCTCGACGAGGCGAATTACGACTTCGAAACCCGAACCATTAACCGCAACTTCTGGGCGGAGATGTACGTCGGCGTGTTGACCAACCTGAAGGAAGCCAACCGGGTAATTGCTGCCGACAATACGCTCGACGCCAAGGTGAAAGCCAACCAGCAGGCCTGCTCCGAAATTCTGGCCGTGTACGCGTGGTCGACCTTGGTGAATACCTACGGCAACGTGCCTTACAGCGAGGCGCTGGACTTTGCCAAGCCCACGCCGAAGTATGACGACGCCGCCACCATCTACACCGACCTGTTCAAACGCCTGGATGCGGCCCTGGCTTCGCTGGATCCCACGGCGGCTGGTTTGGGCTCTGCCGACTTGATTTACAACGGCAGCATTTCGAAGTGGGCCAAGTTTGGCAACTCCCTCAAACTGCGCATGGCCCTGACCATTGCCGACGTAGACGCCGCCAAGGCGAAAACCCTGGCGGAGCAGACCGTGGGCAAAGTCTTCACGGCCAATACCGACAACGCTGCCCTGGCGTTTACCTCGGCTTCGCCCAACACTAACCCGCTGTTTGAGGACCTAATCCAAAGCAACCGCAAAGACTTCGTGGGCACGTCGTTCTTCATCGACCAGCTCAACGCGGTGAACGACCCCCGCCTGCCGTATTTCTTTAAGCTGAAGCCCAACACCACGGTGTATGCCGGCGGCACGGCGGGCTCGACCAGCCCGTACAGCAGCTTCTCGGCCCCCGGCACGGCTCTGGAAAACCCCACGCTGCCCGGCGTACTGCAGACGTATTCGGAGGTGGAATTCCTACTGGCCGAAGCGGTGGCCCGCGGCTTCGCGGTCACGGGTACGGCCGAGTCGCATTACAACGCGGCCATCACGGCTTCCATCCTGTCTTTCGGTGGCACCGCTGCCGATGCCGCGACCTATCTGGCCCAGCCCAAAGTGGCCTACGCCACGGCCGCTGGCGATTATAAGCAGAAGATTGGCACGCAAAAGTATTATGCCCTGTACGACAACCCGGTAGAAGCCTACAAGGAGGTGCGGCGCCTCGATTGGCCTAAAATCGTTGCTCCCAAGTCGGCCGTGTCGGCTTTTCCGCTTCGCTTTACCTATCCAACCACCGAGAAAAACCTCAACACCGCAAGCAATAAAGCTGCTGCCGATGCAATTGGCGGAGATGTTGTGACGACGAGAATTTTCTGGGATAAATTTTAAAATCACTTTTCCAAAAAAAAAAAGGGCTGCCCGTTGGGCAGCCCTTTTTTGTGCAGTCTGGGCACCAGAAGTAAAAACGTGCAGGGCGCGCCAAAACGAGTAACCCGGACGAACGTAGCGGACTGGCACGCGCACGAGCGCTGTAGGGCGGGCATGTTTGCTGCCCCCATAATGGGCCCAGCTGGTTAGCAGTTGCGCGCCCAGATGGTATGCTCCCCCGCTCCTTTCAACAGCAAACGCAAATTAATACGCCTCACTGGCCTTATCCGGCCAGTTCGCTCACCAGCTCCACGTACTGCTGGCGGGCGGCGTCTTTGCTGGTGCCGCGCAGGCTGGCCCAGGCATCGTACTTGGCCATGGCTTTGAAGTCGAAGCCGCCGGGGCGGTCGCCGGATACGTCGCCTTCGGTGGCTTGCTTGTAGAGGCCGTAGAGCTGCAGCAGCACCATGTTGGAGGGTTTGGCGGGCAATTGCTGGGCGCGCTGGCTGGCGGCTTCAAATTCTTCTTGCGTGGTCATGGGATGGGTAAAAAAGCGTGTTTTAAGTGCTGAGCGCCGTTGTACCTTGGCAGCTCATTAAGACAAACCTATGACGCGCAAATCTATTCACGCAGGCGCTACGGCCGCCTTGCTCTTGCTGGCACCGGCCGCTTTCGCTCAAAAAACTTACCTGCACTGTGGCCACCTGCTGGATGTGCGCAGCGGCAAGCTGCTAAGCCAGCAAACGATTGTGGTAGAAAAAGACCGCATCGTGGCCGTGCAGGGCGGCTACACGGCCGGCACGGGTGCGCAGGACAAGGTCATCAACCTGGAAAACCGCACCGTACTGCCCGGCCTCATCGACTGCCACGTGCACGTGCTCTCGCACCCCGGCAAGGGCAGCAACATGAACCAGTTTACGATGAACCCGGCCGACTACGCCTACCGGGCCATGGGCGACGCCCAGCTGACGCTGCGCGCCGGCTTCACCACCGTGCGCGACATGGGCGGCGACGACGGCGTAAACATCTCCCTGCGCAACGCCATCAACAAGGGCCAAGTGGTGGGGCCGCGCATCTTCACCGCGGGCGCGGCTATATCGGCCACCGGCGGGCACATGGACGACGCCGACGGCCTGAGCCGCGACCTGATGGATAAAATTGGGCAGCCCGCCAACATCGCCAACGGCCCCGACCAGTGTCGCCAGGCTGTGCGCGAACAGTTTAAGCGCGGGGCCGACGTTATCAAAATAGCCAGCACCGGCGGCGTGCTCGACCTGAGCAAGGACGGCAGCGGCCCGCAGTACTCGGAAGAGGAAATCCGGGCCGTGGTGGAAACCGCGCGCGACCTCGGCATGAAGGTGGCCTGCCACGCCCACGGGCCCGAAGGCATCAAGCGGGCCGTGCGGGCGGGCGTGAGCAGCATCGAGCACGGCACCCTGATGGACGACGAAGGCCGCAAACTGATGAAGCAGAAAGGCACCTGGTACGTGCCCACCATCATTGCCGGCAAGTCGGTGGCCGACTCGGCCCGCGTGGCCGGCTACTTTCCGGCCGCCATTCAGCCCAAGGCCCTGAGCATTGGGCCCATGCTCCAGGCCAGCTTCGGGCGCGCCTACAAAGCCGGGGTGAAAATTGCGTTCGGCACCGACGCCGGCGTGTACCGCCACGGCGTGAACGCCCTGGAATTTGGCTACATGACCGGCGCAGGAATGCCGGCCATCGAGGCCATTCGGGCGGCCACAGTTAGCGCTGCCGAGCTCTTGGGCGAAACCACGAACATGGGCACCCTGGAAGTGGGCAAGTTTGCCGATATCGTGGCCCTCAACGGCGACCCGCTGCAAGACATCTCGGCCATGATGCGGCCCACCTTTGTGATGAAAGCCGGCGTGACGTACCGACAGGAATAACGCTGTGCTGAATGAGGAATGAGGAATGAGGAATGAGGAATGAGGAATGAGGAAGTTCGGGCCCTTTAGGTCAATTCCACTTTTTTATTTCTCATTCTTCATTCCTCATTTTAATTAAGCGCAGCATCTAAAAGTAAGCTCAACCGCAACCTGATGGGTGGGCGGTGGCGTATGCAGCGGCTTAGCCCTTCTATTCCATTTATGAAAAAGCCGGATATAAACGCCCTCGTATTACAATTTTTACAGCACAAACTCACGCTGGCCCTGGCGGAGAGCTGCACCTGTGGGCTCGTAGCGGCCCAAATGGCCCCGGCTACGGGCGTGAGCGAGGTGCTGCTGGGCTCGGTGGTTACGTACCACATCGAGGCCAAGCAGAAGCTGCTGGGCGTGAAGAAAGAAACGCTGGTCACGTATTCGGCCGAAAGCCAGCAAACGACCAACGAAAT
This region of Hymenobacter sedentarius genomic DNA includes:
- a CDS encoding SusC/RagA family TonB-linked outer membrane protein — encoded protein: MKRTLLLLLLLFVGLLRQAQAQDRTISGKVTDRATNQGLPGVTVLAKGTTVGTSTNADGGFSLSVPAAANTLVFSFIGYASQEAAIGASNTIDVTLATDVKQLNEVVVTALGVERTRNSLAFSATQIEGSDVTVARNPNPVNSLSGKVAGLAITQSNTLGGSSNVVIRGTKSIGRNNQALFVVDGVPISNDNTNSANQQTGRGGYDYGNAASDINPDDIATTTVLKGAAATALYGERAANGVILITTKKGRKGRLGVNVNTGVTVGRIDKSTFIEYQHEYGQGYGKFYGPKGNEFFDHLNTDASQLVVPTYEDGSFGGPYDPNLKVRQWFSFVPGSPTFGQATPWVSAANDPSTFFKTAVGNLNSVTIDGGSDVGTFKLGYSNNTETGILPNSKVGKNILNFAGSFNVTPRLTTSASVNYSRVTGLGRYGTGYGSGNGAENQMGLFRQWWANNVDIKELEQAYNLNKKNNTWNMTDAANGDYSPIFWNNPYFSRYENFENDSRNRTFGNVAATYKFAEWFNVLGRVSADTYDEQQEERNAIGASGVPFYRRYNRTSREYNYDLIGNFNFNFTESFSFRGLVGANINRINRESIFASTNGGLVVERLYSLSNSKGTLSPPTESVTNIGRDGIFASTTFGFRDRLFLDLTIRRDKSTTLPAANNTYVYPSAALGYVFSEDLKDKTPWLSYGKVRVNYAQVGSGADALSVFDIYAKPTAFGSTPLFALPTTKNNPDLKPELTRSAEAGIEASFLNSRLGFDATVYQQNTTNQIIAVDISQAAGFNSRFINAGEVRNRGIELSAFVSPVQNTNGLNWKINANWTHNQNRVLSLTEGTDNIQLATYQGGISSNATVGQPFGVLRGTDFVFLNGQKVVGADGYYARASNQNIANPNARWRGGVTNTVSYKSVALTFLVDVRSGGQIFSLDRYYGLAIGQSPETAGLNDLGKPSRLPIAEGGGVIVPGVLADGSTNTKRVPNDQYGLYGYRRNPAAAFVYDASFVKLREVALTFSLPQALLSHVTLLKAVDFSIIGRNLWIIHKNTPFSDPEDGLSSGNLAQGYQSGSYPATRTLGANLRLSF
- a CDS encoding SusD/RagB family nutrient-binding outer membrane lipoprotein, producing MKKTLILCSAALLFSATSCVDSLKDYNVDPKSATNVQGATLVSGAERRLVRELTSTNVNQNPFRLYVQYWTETTYLDEANYDFETRTINRNFWAEMYVGVLTNLKEANRVIAADNTLDAKVKANQQACSEILAVYAWSTLVNTYGNVPYSEALDFAKPTPKYDDAATIYTDLFKRLDAALASLDPTAAGLGSADLIYNGSISKWAKFGNSLKLRMALTIADVDAAKAKTLAEQTVGKVFTANTDNAALAFTSASPNTNPLFEDLIQSNRKDFVGTSFFIDQLNAVNDPRLPYFFKLKPNTTVYAGGTAGSTSPYSSFSAPGTALENPTLPGVLQTYSEVEFLLAEAVARGFAVTGTAESHYNAAITASILSFGGTAADAATYLAQPKVAYATAAGDYKQKIGTQKYYALYDNPVEAYKEVRRLDWPKIVAPKSAVSAFPLRFTYPTTEKNLNTASNKAAADAIGGDVVTTRIFWDKF
- a CDS encoding acyl-CoA-binding protein, with the translated sequence MTTQEEFEAASQRAQQLPAKPSNMVLLQLYGLYKQATEGDVSGDRPGGFDFKAMAKYDAWASLRGTSKDAARQQYVELVSELAG
- a CDS encoding metal-dependent hydrolase family protein, which codes for MTRKSIHAGATAALLLLAPAAFAQKTYLHCGHLLDVRSGKLLSQQTIVVEKDRIVAVQGGYTAGTGAQDKVINLENRTVLPGLIDCHVHVLSHPGKGSNMNQFTMNPADYAYRAMGDAQLTLRAGFTTVRDMGGDDGVNISLRNAINKGQVVGPRIFTAGAAISATGGHMDDADGLSRDLMDKIGQPANIANGPDQCRQAVREQFKRGADVIKIASTGGVLDLSKDGSGPQYSEEEIRAVVETARDLGMKVACHAHGPEGIKRAVRAGVSSIEHGTLMDDEGRKLMKQKGTWYVPTIIAGKSVADSARVAGYFPAAIQPKALSIGPMLQASFGRAYKAGVKIAFGTDAGVYRHGVNALEFGYMTGAGMPAIEAIRAATVSAAELLGETTNMGTLEVGKFADIVALNGDPLQDISAMMRPTFVMKAGVTYRQE